A window of the Egibacter rhizosphaerae genome harbors these coding sequences:
- a CDS encoding universal stress protein, with translation MDIVLGYVDTPHGQRALDEATAQARAHGARLHVVVCDTTSVGEHASQARDREEGVAAAAERLDELVARLVDDGLDARGEVVRDDRDSAGAALVDYATRAEADLIVVGVRKRSRVGKLLLGSNLQDVILAAPCSVLAAKPADPASGGTVGGEEPSA, from the coding sequence ATGGACATCGTGCTCGGCTACGTCGACACCCCACACGGTCAGCGGGCGCTCGACGAGGCGACGGCGCAGGCCCGCGCGCACGGCGCCCGGCTGCACGTGGTCGTGTGCGACACGACGAGCGTCGGCGAGCACGCCTCGCAGGCCCGGGATCGGGAGGAGGGGGTCGCGGCGGCGGCCGAGCGGCTCGACGAGCTCGTCGCAAGGCTCGTCGACGACGGTCTCGACGCTCGCGGCGAGGTGGTGCGCGACGACCGCGACAGCGCCGGTGCAGCGCTCGTGGACTACGCGACGCGCGCCGAGGCCGATCTGATCGTGGTCGGGGTGCGCAAGCGCTCCCGGGTCGGCAAGCTGCTGCTCGGCAGCAACCTGCAGGACGTCATCCTCGCGGCGCCCTGCTCGGTGCTGGCGGCCAAGCCCGCCGACCCCGCGTCGGGCGGCACCGTAGGTGGTGAGGAGCCGTCGGCGTGA
- a CDS encoding TrmB family transcriptional regulator produces the protein MDDTITERLVELGLTRNEARAYLSLLRHGRRSAAEVAEAAGIPRPKVYEALNALERRGFVRSGGQRVRAFEAVHSEVALPEWVSRRDQERKLEAEREQRLADELSATLPSPPEPTPAPAHTELIDVTEGREETAGLYEDLVARTNRTVDVSYAGFGVRPRERWADAERGALDRGVRVRVLFAPELLDDPARWRPVEEAGGAVRISATFPLKLAIRDGEEALVVLLSEARDGGEGVRTVAIRHPDLVAPLQLLFQQEWRRARAVDTSPDTAQEE, from the coding sequence ATGGACGACACGATCACGGAGCGGCTCGTCGAACTCGGCCTCACACGCAACGAGGCCCGGGCCTACCTCTCGCTGCTGCGCCACGGCCGCCGATCCGCCGCCGAGGTCGCCGAGGCGGCCGGAATCCCCCGCCCGAAGGTGTACGAGGCGCTGAACGCGCTCGAGCGGCGCGGGTTCGTGCGGTCCGGGGGTCAGCGGGTCCGGGCGTTCGAGGCCGTGCACAGCGAGGTGGCCCTGCCCGAGTGGGTGAGCCGACGCGACCAGGAGCGCAAGCTCGAAGCCGAGCGAGAGCAGCGCCTGGCCGACGAGCTCTCCGCGACCCTGCCGAGCCCACCCGAGCCCACCCCGGCGCCCGCGCACACCGAACTCATCGATGTCACGGAGGGCCGGGAGGAGACCGCCGGCCTGTACGAGGACCTCGTGGCGCGCACGAACCGTACCGTCGACGTCTCGTACGCGGGCTTCGGCGTACGCCCCCGGGAGCGGTGGGCCGACGCCGAGCGCGGCGCCCTCGACCGCGGCGTGCGCGTGCGTGTCCTCTTCGCCCCTGAGCTCCTCGACGATCCCGCGCGCTGGAGACCCGTCGAGGAGGCGGGAGGCGCGGTGCGGATCTCGGCGACGTTCCCCCTGAAGCTCGCGATCCGCGACGGCGAGGAGGCACTCGTCGTGCTGCTCAGCGAGGCGCGGGACGGTGGTGAGGGCGTTCGCACGGTCGCGATCCGCCACCCGGATCTCGTGGCCCCGTTGCAGTTGTTGTTCCAGCAGGAGTGGCGGCGCGCCCGCGCCGTCGACACGTCCCCCGACACGGCACAGGAGGAGTAA
- a CDS encoding acyl-CoA dehydrogenase family protein, translating to MQHCLTDRQREIVELAGRLADTFAERADGPDRENRFPVENYEDMRETGYLRLTVPEELGGYGADFHELLLAQERLAMGDGATALAVNMHVSPVGQWAAIWRETGNPKLEEFLRAVARDEIVWASITSERGVGNDLTDSTVTAERADGGYRVNGRKIFGTNSAVATHFSFTARTEDHEHGPRVLLMRTAMGEEAVEIKQTWDTLGMRGTQSNDLVFTDLFVPDEDVVHSMPVGHFDATVLKTAFARGIATFGAVYIGIAGGGIEWARQMVLQRGRETDPVVQHIFGEVELLQESARAMLYRHAQEVMSGDLFDKYSVQEGLARTSLSKAVCANNGLQIMQRLVDVVGGPAYMKRFPFERMLRDSLAGPIMPYNNVDTQRMLGATSLGVQLKPEIPPDESGHGSRPHTDELVGSGEA from the coding sequence ATGCAGCACTGCCTCACGGATCGGCAACGGGAGATCGTCGAGCTGGCGGGCCGGCTCGCCGACACGTTCGCGGAGCGTGCCGACGGTCCCGACCGGGAGAACCGCTTCCCGGTGGAGAACTACGAGGACATGCGCGAGACCGGGTACCTGCGCCTCACGGTGCCCGAGGAGCTCGGTGGGTACGGCGCCGACTTCCACGAGCTCCTGCTCGCGCAAGAGCGTCTCGCGATGGGCGACGGCGCCACGGCGCTCGCGGTGAACATGCACGTGTCCCCGGTGGGGCAGTGGGCCGCGATTTGGCGCGAGACGGGCAACCCCAAACTCGAGGAGTTCCTGCGGGCGGTGGCCCGCGATGAGATCGTCTGGGCGTCGATCACCTCCGAGCGGGGCGTCGGCAACGACCTCACGGACTCGACCGTCACCGCCGAGCGCGCGGACGGGGGCTACCGCGTGAACGGCCGGAAGATCTTCGGGACCAACTCGGCGGTCGCGACGCACTTCTCGTTCACGGCGCGCACCGAGGACCACGAGCACGGGCCGCGGGTGCTGCTGATGCGCACGGCGATGGGCGAGGAGGCCGTCGAGATCAAGCAGACCTGGGACACCCTCGGCATGCGCGGGACCCAGAGCAACGACCTCGTGTTCACGGATCTGTTCGTGCCGGACGAGGACGTCGTGCACTCGATGCCCGTCGGGCACTTCGACGCGACGGTCCTGAAGACGGCGTTCGCCCGCGGGATCGCGACGTTCGGGGCCGTCTACATCGGCATCGCCGGCGGCGGGATCGAGTGGGCCCGGCAGATGGTCCTCCAGCGCGGCCGAGAGACCGACCCGGTCGTCCAGCACATCTTCGGGGAGGTGGAGCTGTTGCAGGAGTCGGCGCGGGCGATGCTCTACCGGCACGCGCAGGAGGTGATGTCCGGGGACCTGTTCGACAAGTACTCCGTGCAGGAGGGCCTCGCCCGCACCTCGCTGTCGAAGGCCGTGTGCGCGAACAACGGGCTGCAGATCATGCAGCGTCTCGTCGACGTCGTCGGGGGCCCGGCCTACATGAAGCGGTTCCCGTTCGAGCGCATGCTCCGCGACAGCCTGGCCGGCCCGATCATGCCGTACAACAACGTCGACACCCAGCGCATGCTCGGCGCGACGAGCCTCGGCGTGCAATTGAAGCCGGAGATCCCGCCCGACGAGTCCGGCCACGGCAGCCGGCCGCACACCGACGAGCTGGTGGGCAGCGGCGAGGCCTAG
- a CDS encoding SDR family oxidoreductase, producing the protein MTQSQTPDEPRVAVVTGAGQGLGKAIAASLQDSGHRVALVDLDADAAKAAAHELDPSEQATMAVSADVGDREAFAHALDEVGARWRRVDVLVNNAAASVMRSFWAIEPEEWDHVLGVNLRSVFLGCQLAGPLMREGGWGRIINLSSIAGQQGGAVMGAHYAASKAGILVLTKIVAQELAGSGVTVNALAPAAIDSPLLQGLGDDAIESLADKIPVGRVGRPEEVGALAAFLASEDAGYITGATLDINGGLHMR; encoded by the coding sequence ATGACCCAGAGCCAGACACCCGACGAGCCCCGCGTCGCCGTCGTGACCGGCGCCGGGCAGGGCCTCGGCAAGGCGATCGCGGCCTCCTTGCAGGACTCCGGACACCGGGTCGCGCTCGTGGATCTCGATGCCGACGCCGCGAAGGCCGCCGCGCACGAGCTCGATCCGTCCGAGCAGGCGACCATGGCCGTGTCCGCCGACGTGGGCGATCGGGAGGCGTTCGCGCACGCGCTGGACGAGGTCGGCGCGCGCTGGCGGCGCGTGGACGTGCTCGTCAACAACGCGGCCGCCTCGGTGATGCGGAGTTTCTGGGCGATCGAGCCCGAGGAGTGGGATCACGTGCTCGGGGTGAACCTGCGCAGCGTGTTCCTCGGCTGTCAGCTCGCCGGTCCGCTCATGCGCGAGGGGGGATGGGGCCGCATCATCAACCTCTCCTCGATCGCCGGCCAGCAGGGCGGCGCGGTGATGGGTGCGCACTACGCGGCGTCGAAGGCCGGGATCCTCGTGCTGACCAAGATCGTGGCGCAGGAGCTCGCCGGATCCGGCGTGACCGTCAACGCGCTCGCGCCGGCGGCGATCGACAGTCCCCTCCTGCAAGGGCTCGGTGACGACGCGATCGAGTCACTGGCCGACAAGATCCCGGTCGGGCGGGTCGGGCGCCCCGAGGAGGTCGGCGCGCTCGCGGCCTTCCTCGCCTCGGAGGACGCCGGCTACATCACCGGCGCGACGCTGGACATCAACGGCGGGTTGCACATGCGCTGA
- a CDS encoding LeuA family protein — protein sequence MITALQPGATNPMVDRAQFYTSPLNAQVLGDAVGRRIGIYDTTLRDGEQSVGVVFDPEDKVRIAHALDRLGVPRIEASFPRVSPRDEEAIRLLVQEDLDAQLWGFGRAVPADIELLAGLGLPATIIEAPVSHTKLAAYGVEPEKMLERIRTAVQAGVESGMRVCFFGVDGSRAHMDHLRASYEAALEGGAEEIAVVDTIGVLAPEAVRHLVGSVRGWVGPDIPIHWHGHNDFGLATAGAVAAVDGGANWIQATINGIGERAGNANIAEIALAFEGLYEHQTGLRLDRLRETSQLVAELAGHGYEPWKSVVGDNLFIRESGAVAMQFHEPEAVEPYAADLVGAERKIVLGKKSGAVSLDIKAEELGLDLDGLDQMALLQEVKRLSEDHRRTITDAEFVELVKRAQNG from the coding sequence ATGATCACAGCCCTCCAGCCTGGAGCGACGAACCCCATGGTGGACCGCGCGCAGTTCTACACGAGCCCGCTCAACGCCCAGGTGCTCGGCGATGCCGTCGGCCGGAGGATCGGGATCTACGACACGACGCTGCGGGACGGAGAGCAGAGCGTCGGCGTGGTGTTCGACCCCGAGGACAAGGTGCGCATCGCCCACGCGCTCGACCGGCTCGGGGTGCCGCGGATCGAGGCGAGCTTCCCGCGTGTGTCACCGCGCGACGAGGAGGCGATCCGCCTGCTGGTCCAGGAGGACCTCGACGCGCAGCTGTGGGGCTTCGGGCGCGCGGTCCCCGCCGACATCGAGTTGCTCGCGGGGCTCGGGCTGCCCGCCACCATCATCGAGGCGCCGGTCAGCCACACCAAGCTCGCCGCGTACGGGGTCGAGCCCGAGAAGATGCTCGAGCGGATCCGTACGGCGGTGCAGGCCGGGGTCGAGAGCGGCATGCGCGTGTGCTTCTTCGGCGTCGACGGGTCGCGCGCGCATATGGACCACCTCCGCGCGTCCTACGAGGCCGCGCTCGAGGGTGGGGCCGAGGAGATCGCGGTGGTCGACACCATCGGCGTGCTGGCGCCCGAGGCGGTCCGCCACCTCGTCGGCTCGGTCCGGGGATGGGTGGGTCCCGACATCCCGATCCACTGGCACGGGCACAACGACTTCGGGCTGGCCACGGCGGGAGCGGTCGCCGCCGTCGACGGCGGGGCCAACTGGATCCAGGCGACGATCAACGGGATCGGCGAGCGCGCCGGCAACGCGAACATCGCCGAGATCGCGCTCGCGTTCGAGGGCCTGTACGAGCACCAGACGGGCCTGCGCCTCGATCGCCTGCGCGAGACGTCCCAGCTCGTGGCGGAGCTCGCCGGCCACGGCTACGAGCCGTGGAAGTCGGTGGTGGGCGACAACCTGTTCATCCGCGAGAGCGGCGCGGTGGCGATGCAGTTCCACGAGCCCGAGGCCGTCGAGCCCTACGCCGCCGACCTCGTCGGAGCCGAGCGCAAGATCGTGCTCGGCAAGAAGAGCGGCGCGGTCAGCCTCGACATCAAGGCCGAGGAGCTCGGACTCGACCTCGACGGACTCGACCAGATGGCGCTCCTGCAGGAGGTCAAGCGCTTGAGCGAGGATCACCGCCGCACGATCACCGACGCCGAGTTCGTCGAGCTCGTGAAGCGCGCGCAGAACGGGTAG
- a CDS encoding aminotransferase class V-fold PLP-dependent enzyme: protein MIEFPFERERSSFPILSERSQLTSCSQSALARPVEAAVQRYLTHWREDGMAWVAWMDGVEASRRAFATLIGAEPDEVAVVSSVSHAVAALGTTLDYPSDRPDVVTTEMDFPTVGHSWLPQEQGGARIRFVPWDGGPLRVEALEPHVSRSTRVLSIPHQSYYNGARADLVEVAALAQEHGTLLLVDAYQSLGTCRVDVRALGIDALVAGAQKYLLGMPGIAFLYLRRELAERLSPRVTGWFGQGNPFAFDIHGGDPAPGARRFDAGTPPMVNGAAAAAGLDLLLTVGIDRIETYLRELTGFGLQQARERGLELATPDQPDRVGPNVAVRVGDANAVAERLAGQDIIVSPRRDVVRIAPHFYTRPTELTDALDAVADIVAAGPPQERAPAP from the coding sequence ATGATCGAGTTCCCGTTCGAGCGGGAGCGTTCGAGCTTTCCCATCTTGAGCGAACGCAGCCAGCTCACGAGCTGTTCGCAAAGCGCGCTGGCCAGACCCGTCGAGGCAGCCGTTCAGCGGTACCTCACGCACTGGCGCGAGGACGGCATGGCGTGGGTGGCCTGGATGGACGGGGTCGAGGCGTCGCGGAGGGCCTTCGCCACGCTAATCGGCGCCGAACCCGACGAGGTCGCGGTGGTTTCCTCGGTCAGCCACGCGGTCGCCGCACTGGGCACCACGCTGGACTACCCCTCGGACCGCCCGGACGTCGTCACGACCGAGATGGATTTCCCCACGGTGGGGCACTCGTGGCTCCCCCAGGAACAGGGAGGTGCTCGGATCCGGTTCGTCCCCTGGGACGGGGGTCCGTTGCGCGTGGAGGCCCTGGAGCCGCACGTGTCGAGGAGCACGCGGGTGCTCTCGATCCCGCACCAGAGCTACTACAACGGCGCGCGGGCCGACCTGGTAGAGGTGGCGGCGCTGGCGCAGGAGCACGGGACCCTCCTGCTCGTGGACGCCTACCAGTCACTCGGCACGTGCCGCGTCGACGTCCGTGCGCTCGGAATCGATGCGCTGGTGGCCGGGGCCCAGAAGTACCTGCTCGGGATGCCTGGCATCGCCTTCCTCTACCTGCGCCGCGAACTCGCCGAGCGTCTGTCGCCCCGGGTGACCGGATGGTTCGGTCAGGGCAACCCCTTCGCGTTCGACATCCACGGCGGCGACCCGGCGCCCGGCGCCCGGCGCTTCGACGCCGGCACGCCACCGATGGTCAACGGCGCGGCAGCCGCCGCGGGGCTCGACCTGCTCCTCACGGTCGGCATCGACAGGATCGAGACCTACCTACGCGAGCTCACGGGGTTCGGTCTCCAGCAGGCCCGGGAACGTGGGCTCGAGCTCGCGACACCGGACCAGCCGGATCGGGTGGGCCCGAACGTCGCGGTACGCGTGGGCGATGCCAACGCCGTCGCCGAGCGGCTGGCTGGACAGGACATCATCGTCTCCCCGCGCCGCGATGTGGTGCGGATCGCGCCCCACTTCTACACACGCCCCACCGAACTGACCGACGCGCTGGACGCGGTGGCCGACATCGTTGCCGCCGGCCCTCCCCAGGAGCGTGCCCCCGCGCCCTGA
- a CDS encoding AMP-binding protein — MSEPTIAAPGAHPLRALSPRDRTVQELVVRQFRDRADDPLLRGPADRTYGETHRQVAGVVAWLEARAVGEGERVVVVSENRVELLDLFLGCAFAGAIYVPVNPFLRGEQLRHQLEDAAPTLVLCEQGTHDQVREVLTGFSDPPELLVLGEGTWELDGATPPRPSTRELSAGHPPSHPTGVLYTSGTTGPSKGVVCPAGQFFWWGVLTAEYLRLRPSDHLYTTLPLYHINALGAYLQAIGVGASYTFRRGFSASRFIAEAREAEATVTYLLGAMLTILWKQEPSERDREHDLRVALAPATPPDIFERFRERFGFDLVDGFGMTELNLVVSSLPEATRPGRMGWVLDDFEARVVDDEDIEVSDGEPGELVVRPREPHSMCQGYWRRPEATAEAWANLWFHTQDRVVRDDDGALRYLDRMKDAIRRRGENISSFEVEAVVANHPAVAEAACIGVPSELGEEEVMVHVVPQPGEQPSGEDIVRWCADRLAHFAVPRYIAVVGDLPRTPNGKVRKAALREQGAATGTFDREAAGVEIRRG, encoded by the coding sequence ATGAGCGAGCCGACGATCGCCGCGCCGGGGGCGCACCCCCTGCGCGCGCTGAGCCCGCGCGACCGCACCGTGCAGGAACTCGTCGTGCGGCAGTTCCGCGATCGGGCCGACGACCCGCTCCTGCGGGGGCCGGCCGACCGAACGTACGGGGAGACCCACCGGCAGGTGGCCGGGGTGGTCGCCTGGCTCGAGGCTCGCGCGGTGGGCGAGGGCGAGCGGGTCGTGGTCGTGAGCGAGAACCGGGTCGAACTGCTCGACCTGTTCCTCGGCTGCGCGTTCGCCGGGGCGATCTACGTCCCGGTCAACCCCTTCCTGCGCGGCGAGCAGCTGCGCCACCAGCTCGAGGATGCCGCGCCCACGCTGGTCCTGTGCGAGCAGGGCACCCACGACCAGGTCCGTGAGGTGCTGACCGGGTTCTCCGACCCACCCGAACTGCTCGTGCTGGGGGAGGGGACCTGGGAGCTCGATGGCGCCACGCCACCGCGGCCGTCCACGCGCGAGCTCTCCGCCGGTCACCCGCCCAGCCACCCCACCGGGGTGCTCTACACGTCCGGGACGACCGGGCCCTCCAAGGGAGTGGTCTGCCCCGCGGGCCAGTTCTTCTGGTGGGGGGTGCTGACGGCCGAGTACCTCCGGCTGCGGCCGTCCGACCACCTCTACACGACCCTGCCGCTCTACCACATCAACGCGCTCGGGGCGTACCTGCAGGCGATCGGGGTCGGCGCCTCCTACACGTTCCGGCGCGGGTTCTCCGCGTCGCGATTCATCGCCGAGGCCCGGGAGGCAGAGGCCACGGTCACCTATCTGCTCGGCGCGATGCTCACGATCCTCTGGAAGCAGGAACCGAGCGAGCGGGACCGCGAGCACGATCTACGGGTGGCCCTCGCGCCCGCCACCCCGCCGGACATCTTCGAACGCTTCCGGGAGCGCTTCGGGTTCGACCTCGTCGACGGCTTCGGCATGACCGAGCTGAACCTCGTCGTCTCCTCGCTCCCGGAAGCCACCCGCCCGGGGCGCATGGGGTGGGTGCTCGACGACTTCGAGGCGCGTGTCGTCGACGACGAGGACATCGAGGTCTCCGACGGCGAGCCCGGTGAGCTGGTGGTGCGGCCGCGGGAGCCGCACAGCATGTGTCAGGGCTACTGGCGCCGGCCGGAGGCGACGGCCGAGGCGTGGGCCAACCTCTGGTTCCACACCCAGGACCGCGTGGTGCGCGACGACGACGGCGCGCTGCGCTACCTCGACCGGATGAAGGACGCGATCCGCCGACGGGGGGAGAACATCTCCAGTTTCGAGGTCGAGGCGGTCGTCGCGAACCACCCGGCGGTCGCCGAGGCGGCCTGCATCGGGGTACCGTCCGAGCTCGGCGAGGAGGAGGTCATGGTCCACGTGGTGCCGCAGCCGGGCGAGCAGCCATCGGGCGAGGACATCGTGCGGTGGTGCGCCGACCGTCTCGCGCACTTCGCGGTGCCGCGCTACATCGCGGTCGTCGGCGACCTCCCCCGCACGCCGAACGGGAAGGTGCGCAAGGCCGCGCTGCGCGAACAGGGCGCGGCCACCGGGACGTTCGACCGCGAGGCGGCGGGCGTCGAGATCCGGCGCGGCTGA
- a CDS encoding thiolase family protein: MRVRRFDRAGITGLAELPVRVRGETRQTIELLGEAARGAVGRAGVAWEDVDGLALGGFTLGPDGAVHVATRLGLQPRWLAPQDPGGASGVAAVLAAARAVEAGDADVVLCVAGDALDGPALVDLGKRFSADTRDWLTPIGAEPANVTFALLADHYLRAHGLTRADMGVVSVLQRRHGAMNPNAVFGDPIALFDYLGAPPVATPLHLLDCVRPGSGASAVVVQKVSRRRSSRPRGVRVLAGAEAHGAAPEWPPRELGWRGFVDDLFDAAGMIHDDLDVLELYDDYPFMVLWQLEELGFCAPGGASAWLRNHDLGVAAPPALNTGGGMLACGQAGAAGGYVPVVEAARQLLGTAGTRQVPGARRGLVSGLGMVRYGAPLSVSAMMLETIP, translated from the coding sequence ATGCGGGTGCGGCGGTTCGATCGGGCGGGCATCACCGGGCTCGCCGAGTTGCCGGTCCGCGTGCGCGGCGAGACCCGGCAGACGATCGAGCTGCTCGGTGAGGCCGCGCGCGGTGCGGTCGGCCGTGCCGGCGTCGCATGGGAGGACGTCGACGGCCTCGCGCTCGGGGGGTTCACCCTCGGGCCGGATGGGGCGGTGCACGTCGCGACCCGCCTCGGGTTGCAGCCACGGTGGCTCGCCCCCCAGGACCCGGGGGGCGCGAGCGGGGTCGCGGCGGTGCTCGCGGCCGCGCGCGCGGTCGAGGCCGGCGACGCCGACGTCGTCCTCTGCGTCGCCGGCGACGCGCTCGACGGGCCCGCCCTCGTCGACCTCGGCAAGCGCTTCAGCGCGGACACCCGCGATTGGCTGACCCCGATCGGGGCCGAGCCCGCGAACGTCACGTTCGCGCTGCTCGCCGACCACTACCTGCGGGCGCACGGGCTCACCCGCGCCGACATGGGCGTGGTCTCGGTGCTCCAGCGCCGTCACGGCGCGATGAATCCGAACGCGGTGTTCGGTGACCCGATCGCGCTGTTCGACTACCTCGGCGCGCCGCCGGTCGCCACGCCGCTGCACCTTCTCGACTGCGTGCGCCCGGGGTCGGGCGCCAGCGCGGTGGTGGTGCAGAAGGTCAGCCGGCGGCGGTCGTCACGACCGCGCGGGGTTCGGGTGCTGGCGGGCGCGGAGGCCCACGGCGCGGCGCCCGAGTGGCCGCCGCGCGAGCTGGGCTGGCGCGGGTTCGTCGACGACCTCTTCGATGCGGCCGGGATGATCCACGACGACCTCGACGTGCTCGAGCTCTACGACGACTATCCCTTCATGGTGCTCTGGCAGCTCGAGGAACTCGGGTTCTGCGCGCCCGGTGGGGCCTCCGCGTGGCTGCGCAACCACGATCTCGGTGTCGCCGCGCCCCCGGCGCTGAACACCGGCGGCGGCATGCTCGCGTGCGGGCAGGCCGGCGCCGCCGGCGGGTACGTGCCCGTCGTCGAGGCGGCTCGACAGCTGCTCGGCACGGCGGGCACCCGACAGGTGCCGGGAGCGCGCCGCGGTCTGGTGAGCGGGCTCGGCATGGTCCGGTACGGCGCGCCGTTGTCGGTGAGCGCGATGATGCTGGAGACGATCCCGTGA
- a CDS encoding Zn-ribbon domain-containing OB-fold protein, producing MSRRSEEIASLDTLRERWLTAAREGPPRFPACAGCQAWSWPPTVVCPVCGEGRWRLVSVPGTGLVRAATTVHRGVAPEFADEAPYRVGAVALDDGPLFLTRLDVGVHQGSRVRLRWRDRPGDGWLWASAGA from the coding sequence ATGAGTCGCCGCTCCGAGGAGATCGCCTCGCTCGACACGCTGCGCGAGCGCTGGCTCACCGCCGCGCGCGAGGGGCCGCCGCGGTTCCCGGCCTGCGCCGGTTGCCAGGCCTGGTCCTGGCCCCCGACGGTCGTCTGCCCCGTGTGCGGGGAGGGACGCTGGAGGCTCGTGAGCGTGCCAGGCACGGGGCTCGTCCGTGCCGCGACGACCGTGCATCGCGGCGTCGCGCCGGAGTTCGCGGACGAAGCCCCCTACCGGGTCGGCGCGGTCGCCCTGGACGACGGCCCCCTCTTCCTGACGCGCCTCGACGTGGGGGTGCATCAGGGCTCACGGGTGCGACTGCGCTGGCGCGACCGGCCCGGCGACGGGTGGCTGTGGGCGAGTGCCGGCGCGTAG
- the dctP gene encoding TRAP transporter substrate-binding protein DctP: MHTTRTPAHPRIPRRPRAALLVVGLLALALALAACAEDEPDDAVDEPDDDVEEPEDEPDDDDDDAADDPADGDADEPDEDADDPEDEADEDGDEPEEVTLEFVTAWEDDSDEVQGFWQFAERLEEEAPWIELEYRGGPETFPNDQQGEAVRDGAVDMSVVAATYYTQNMPFAHAMKLTPFLPEEEREHGIYDLYREQHREHLNAHYLGKTKANTPFFLYSNEPIESADLSGLRVRVSPVYEPLVQELDGSAVSMAPDEVYTALERGAVDAFGWPATGVTDRGWEEVTEYELRPGFYELDVGVIVNIDVWEGLDERTREAMTDAMEETEREIPDFYEESLEEEVAEREAAGMEIIELPDDEAEAFLEAADRAGWEDAIEQAPEAEEFRELIEEIEGE, encoded by the coding sequence ATGCACACGACCAGGACCCCCGCACACCCGCGGATCCCACGTCGCCCTCGCGCGGCGCTGCTCGTCGTGGGGCTTCTCGCCCTCGCGCTCGCGCTCGCGGCGTGCGCCGAGGACGAACCCGACGACGCCGTCGACGAGCCCGACGATGACGTCGAGGAACCCGAGGACGAGCCCGACGACGACGACGACGACGCCGCCGACGATCCTGCCGACGGCGACGCCGACGAACCCGACGAGGACGCTGACGATCCCGAGGACGAAGCCGACGAGGACGGCGACGAGCCCGAGGAGGTGACCCTCGAGTTCGTGACCGCGTGGGAGGATGACTCGGACGAGGTCCAGGGGTTCTGGCAGTTCGCCGAGCGCCTGGAGGAGGAGGCCCCCTGGATCGAGCTGGAGTACCGGGGCGGCCCCGAGACCTTCCCGAACGATCAACAGGGTGAGGCGGTCCGGGACGGTGCGGTCGACATGTCCGTCGTGGCGGCAACCTACTACACGCAGAACATGCCGTTCGCACACGCCATGAAGCTCACGCCCTTCCTGCCCGAGGAGGAGCGCGAGCACGGCATCTACGACCTCTACCGGGAGCAGCACCGCGAACACCTCAACGCGCACTACCTCGGCAAGACGAAGGCGAACACGCCGTTCTTCCTGTACTCGAACGAGCCGATCGAGTCCGCCGACCTGAGCGGCTTGCGGGTGCGCGTGTCCCCGGTCTACGAACCGTTGGTGCAGGAGCTCGACGGTTCCGCGGTCTCCATGGCCCCCGACGAGGTCTACACCGCGTTGGAGCGTGGCGCCGTCGACGCGTTCGGCTGGCCGGCGACCGGTGTCACCGACCGCGGCTGGGAGGAGGTCACCGAGTACGAGCTGCGGCCCGGCTTCTACGAGCTGGACGTCGGCGTGATCGTGAACATCGATGTGTGGGAGGGCCTCGACGAGCGGACCCGGGAGGCCATGACCGACGCGATGGAGGAGACTGAGCGCGAGATCCCCGACTTCTACGAGGAGTCCCTCGAGGAGGAGGTCGCCGAACGCGAGGCGGCGGGCATGGAGATCATCGAGCTGCCCGACGACGAGGCCGAGGCCTTCCTCGAGGCCGCCGATCGGGCCGGCTGGGAGGACGCGATCGAACAGGCCCCGGAGGCCGAGGAGTTCCGCGAGCTCATCGAGGAGATCGAGGGCGAGTAA
- a CDS encoding TRAP transporter small permease, producing the protein MGLRSPWGPLETVERALTAVGAIILAWLAVSITVAVLSRHFAGEPIGWTFEIAEYSLVVITFAAIALVGREDGHVRMELLGEVLPQRVQRVLTLIAETISLLVLAAAFVAAVAITAENLADGTRVSGILRIPRWLVLAIMPVGLGLLAIEHGKRLARAVRPGSTGWAGSTGSAADPDTQG; encoded by the coding sequence ATGGGCCTGCGGAGCCCGTGGGGCCCGCTCGAGACCGTCGAGCGGGCCCTCACCGCCGTCGGGGCGATCATCCTCGCCTGGCTCGCGGTCAGCATCACGGTCGCGGTGCTCTCCCGTCACTTCGCCGGGGAGCCCATCGGGTGGACCTTCGAGATCGCCGAGTACAGCCTCGTCGTCATCACGTTTGCTGCGATCGCGTTGGTGGGGCGCGAGGACGGTCACGTCAGGATGGAGCTGCTCGGTGAGGTGCTGCCGCAGCGGGTCCAGCGCGTTCTCACCCTGATCGCCGAGACCATCTCCCTGCTCGTGCTCGCCGCCGCCTTCGTCGCAGCGGTGGCGATCACCGCCGAGAACCTCGCCGATGGGACGCGCGTCAGCGGCATCCTGCGCATCCCGCGCTGGTTGGTGCTCGCGATCATGCCCGTCGGCCTCGGGCTCCTCGCGATCGAGCACGGGAAACGCCTGGCTCGCGCCGTGCGGCCGGGCTCGACCGGGTGGGCCGGCTCGACCGGCTCCGCCGCGGATCCGGACACCCAGGGGTAG